The Elusimicrobiota bacterium DNA window CTCGCCCACGCCCGGCTCGGTCAGGCGGCGGAAGGCGAAGCTCGCCGTCCACATCTGGAGCGCCGGGTCGCCGGCGTGCTTGGCCTGCGCCGCCTCGAGGCCCTCGTAGAACTTGGCGCCCGCGTTGCGCGAGAGCTGGGCGTACAGCGCCCCCGCGGCCTGCTGCTGGACCTGCTTGTTCGGGCTCTTGAGCACGCGGAAGAGCTGGACGAAGGTCCGCTCGTTGCCGACCTCGACGCCGAGGACGACGAGCTTGACGAGCATCTGGGCCGAGGCGGCGTCGGCGCGCGACTGCGCGATCAGGGCGTCCATCGAGGCCCACAACAGGTCGCTCTCGCGCTCGATGAGGGCGCGCAGCATCGTGTTCTCGGCCTGCTGGTTGAGCGGGAGGACGCCGGAATGGCGGAAGATCGCGACCAGGATGTTGTCGGCCTTCGGGTCCGGCGACTCGCGCAGGATGGTCAGCGCGCGCTCGAAGTCGTCGCCGGCGGTCTTCGGCGACTCGTGCCAGCGCTTGAGGGCGGGGATGACCTCCTCGGTGATGCGCGCGTCGACGTAGCGGTCGGAGAAGACGAACAGGTCCTCGGCGTAGAATAGCCGCATCGCGGCCTCGGCCGCCGCCCGCTGCTCGACGCGGAAGTTCATCGTCCCGACCGTGGAGACGCCGGTGATCACGATCATCAGGCTGAGCACCGCGACCGTGGCACCGCGCTTGAGGCGCGACCAGAGGCCGGGAGCCTTCGCGAGAGGCTTCGGGGCCTCGAAGGCGACCGGTTGTCCCGCGGCGACGGCGTTGAGGGCCGAGAGGCGGGCCTCGGCGTCGGAGTGGGCCATCCAGGAGATCTGCGCCTTGCGCAGGCCCATGCGCGCGGCGATCGGGGCCAACGGCTCCAGGCGCAGACGCGCGGTGCGGCGCAAGGCGGTCAGGACTTTTTCGAGGGTTTCCGCCGACGCGCCGGAAAGATAAACGGCGGTGAGCTTCTCGCGCCACAAGGCCTCGTCGTGGGAGGCGAGTGCAATCATCGTCTCGCGCAGGGGCTCCTTGGCGTCCTGCCAGCCCCTGACGAAGGCGGTCAGGCGGCGCTCGTCGGCCTCGCGCAGGTCGTACAGGTGGATCAGGTCGGCGGAGACGCCTTTCTCGACGAAGCCGCGGCGGCTCTGCCACCACTCGCGCACGCTCCGGGTGATCTTGCCGCCGCTCCAGGAGTCGGCGGCGAGGTAGGCGGCGACGACCGTCGCCAGCGCGGCGAAGGGCAGTATCTGGGGCCAGGCCCCGAGAGGGATGAGCGCCGCGCCGAGCAGGCCCGCCGCGCCGGGGCCTTTCTTCTTATCCTTCGCCTGGCCGCGCTTGAGGAGGGAACGGCCGGGCAGCACGAGGTCGAGGATGAGCATCAGCAGCGCGGGCCAGAGCAGGTACACGCCGACGGGGCTCGGGGACTTGATCAGGTCGCCCTTCTGGCCCTTCTCGAGGCGGGAGACCTCGCTTAAGATGTTGTCGATCGAGGCCTTGCCGCCGGCGGCGAAGTAGGCGCCGCCGGTGCGCTCGGCGAGCTGGCGCAGCGGGGCTTCGTTGAGACGCGTGATCGCGGGCTGGCCGGTCTTGGCGTCGATCAGGTACTCGGTGCCGGTCCCATCGGCCGTCGGCATCAGGATCTTCGTGCCCGCGGGGTCGCCGACGCCGATCGCGTAGACGGTGACGCCGTGCTCGGAGGCGGCGGCGATCGCGGCCGAGATCTCGCCGGCGGTCACGTCGCCGTCGGAGATCACGATCATGATGCGCTGGCGGTCGCCGAGCTTCTTGGCCGTCTCGAAATGCTCGGCGGCGTACTTGATCCCGGAGGCGAGGTCGGAGCCCTCGCCGATGCCGCGGGCCTCGACGTCGAGCCGGTTGATCTTGAACTCGAAGTTGCCGTAGTCGATGGAGATCGGAGACGCCGTGCGCGACTTGCCGGCGAAGACGACGAGGCCGACCCGGTCCGTGCCCTGCAGGCGGGTGATGAACTCGTTGAGCTCCTTCTGCGTCTTCTCCGCGCGGCCGTCCTCGGCGTACATCATGCTGTGGGAGCCGTCGACGGTGACGACGATGTCCTTGCCGCCGAAGTTGACGCGCTCGTCGACCATGCCGCCTCTAGGGTCGCCGGCGGCCAGGCCGATCAGGCCCGCGGCCGCCAGAGCGAGCGCCGACTTGCCGAGGAAGCGGCGCGCCCCCCACCAGGAGGAGAAGGTCTTGGGCGCGGCGCCGGGGCTCAAGCGCTTGGCCGCGTCCAGGCGCTTCTTGATCCCCCAGGCGACGAGCAGGATCAGGACGGGCAGGCCGATGCCGACGACCCACAGGAACAGGGACGAGGAGAACACCAGGCCCTGGCCGGCGAAGGCGAGCGGCAAAGCGCCGATGCCCCACACGCCGGAGCCCTTGCGGGTCATGCCCTTGCGCGCGGCGTCCTTCTCGCCCTTCTCCTGGTCGCCGAGCGCCTCGCCGAGCTTGTCGGCGCCTTCCTTGGGATCGCCGGGCTTGGCCTGGGGTTTTCCATCGCCCGGCTTGCCGTCTCCCGGTTTCCCGTCCCCGGGCTTGCCGTCGCCCGGTTTGCCGTCGCCCGGTTTGCCGTCGCCGGGTTTGCCGTCGCCCGGCTTGCCGTCGCCGGGTTTTCCCTTCTGCTTGCCCGGCTTGCCCTTCTTGGAGTCCTTGGAATCCTTCTGCTGTTCCTGCTGCTCCTTCTGCTGCTGCTTGAGGGCCTCCAGGTTCCACTTCGCGTCCATGTTGGTCGCGTCGCGGCGCAGGGCTTCCTTGTATAGCTCGATCGCCTTCTCGCCGTCCTTGGCCATCAAAGCCGAGTTCGCGAGGTTGAAGAGGGTCTGGGACTGCTTCTTCGCGTCCGGCGTCAGGGAGAGGTACTTGGCCCAGGCCGCGTCGGCCTTCGCGTTCTCGCCGAGGCGCAGGTAGGCGTCGGCCATGTTGAAGTAGATCTCGGGAACGTCGGGGTGGCGCTCGACGGCCTCGCCGTACTTCTTGAGGGCCTCGGCGAAGCGGCCCTGGTTGTAGAGCCGGTTGCCCTCGATGACCTCGGCCGGGACCGCGGCGGTGACCGACTCGTGAGCCTCGGAGTGCGCCTGCGCCATGGTCATGGTGACGGCGGAGGGCGCCGTCCGGACCGCGTTCAGCGCGTCCATCGGCGCCTGATTGAGGGCCATCATGAACGCCAGGCCGTAGAGCGTGCGCAGCCGCGTGTTGGCGAGGGTCAGCTCGGCGCCGATGAGCAGGAAGGCGAGGAGTGCCAGCAGGCTCGTGTAGTCCTTGATCGAGACGGCGGAGACGATCTTGGCCGGGCTCTTCTCGAGGCGGGCGATCTCGAGCAGGACCTCACGCATCGCGTTCGCGTCGCCGGCGCGGTAGAACTTGGCGCCCGTCTTCTCCGCCACGCCGCGCAAGGTCGCCTCGTTGAAGGACTCGTTGGGCCCGGCGATGCCCACGCCGTAGACCTTGACGCCCAGGGAGGCGGCGATCTGCGCGGCGGCCTGCGGGTCGATGCCGGAGTTGGAGTCGCCGTCGGTGAAGAGCACGACGATCTTGGCGCGCTCCGGCTGCAGGATGGTCTTGAGCAGATCGGGGTGCTGCTTGGCGTAGGCGAGCGCGGCCGGCAGGCCCTGGTCGCGGAGCAGGCGCTGGACCTCGGCGGCGCGCGGGTCCTTCTTGCCGTCGAGCTCGAGCGCGTTGAGCTCGAGGAAGTGCGCGATCGCCGTCAGCATCGACTTGCCGATCGCCGTCGAGCCCGTCGTCTGCAGTTCCTTGAGATGCGAGATCAGCGCGTCGTAGTCGGTGGTCAGCTTGACGTCGAGGTAGGCCTCGTCGGAGAAGGTGACCATGCCGACGCGGTTCTCGGTGCCGCGGCGCTGCTCCTCGACGTAGCCCTTCACCGCGTCGCGCACGCCCTGGAGCTTGTCGCCGCTCATCGAGCCGGACAGGTCGATGGACACCATCGTGTCGGTCGACGGGACGAAGGTCTCGGTGCGCTCGGTGCCGATCATGGGCCGCGCGAGCGCGATGAGGATCAGGCCCACGGCGGCGTAGCGCAGCACGCGCGGCAGCCCGGCGAGGCGCTCGCGCAAGGTGCGCTTGGACGGCGTCTGGGCGGAGGAGGAGACGGCGAAGCGCGCGCCCTGGGCGCGGCTGCGCCACGACCACACGAGGTAGCCGAGGTACGGGATCAGCAGGAGCAGGACCCAGGGAGAGCCGAAGGTCAGGCCGGCCGCGCCGGGAAGCAAGGCCAGCATGCCGAGCATGCCGGCGCCCGGCGCCTTGGGCTTGCCCGCCTTGCCCGCGACGCTCGCGACGAGGGCCTGCAGGCGCTCGATCATGCGCCCGCGCTCGGCGGCGTCCGTCTCCGAGCCGGCGAAGCGCGCGGCCTCGGCTTGGGCCGCCAAGCGGGCGGCGACGCTCGCCTGACCCGCGTCGTAGAAGGACTTGCGCAGGTCGCGCTCGAGCGTGCGCGCGTCGCGCGCCGCCTTGGGCAGGCCGGCGAAGTCGACCATGAACCGCGTCAGGAGGTCCTGGTAGCGGGCATAGAAGGAAGCGGCGTCGAGGTCGGCGGACTCGGCTTTCAGGCGCGCCAGCTCGGTCTCGGTGACGGTGACGAGCGACAGGCGCTGGGCGTCGAGCTTCGGGTACAAGCGGCGCGCCGCGACGAGGCGGTGCACGCCGACGAAGAGCAGGAGGCCGAGCGGGATCGCCGCCAGCCACATCCAGTCCGGGCCGTTGGCGCGCTTGACGCCGACGATGTCGCGCAGGCCCTTCTGCTTCCAGTCCGGCGTGAGCACGGTCGCGACCTTGATCTCGGTCTTGGGCAGGACGATCTCGATGCCCTCGGGGTAGACGGCCGTCTCGCCGACGGCCACGACGGCGATGCCGCCCTCCAAAGTCAGCGTTCCGGACCCGAAAGGGATCGCCTCGTAGACGACGGTCTTGGTCTCGCCCGGCGCCAAGGTCAGCGGCGCCTCGGCGCCCTTGCCCTGGAGCTCGAGGTCCGCGGGCACCGCCTCCTGCAAAGACGAGCGCAGGTTGTGCAAGGTGACCGGCTTGTCCGAGGTATTGCGGAGCGTGATCGTCAGGTGGATGCGCTCGCCGACGGTCACGCCCTGGCGGTCGACGGACGCCTGAGCCTCGAGCGGGCGGGGCAGGACGACGCGGGCCGTGTCGGCGGCGGGCGCCGGGGCCGGAGCGGGGGCGGCTTGAGCCGGGGCCGCCTGGGCCTGAGCGGCGAGAGCCTGGAGCTTCTGCTTGGCGGCCTGCCGGGCGGTCGAATCGGCCAACCCTTGGGCGATCCGGCCGTGGGGCGCGGGCTGCGGAAGCGGGGCGGTCTGGGCGGCGGCCTGATGCTGGGCGCCGAGCAGGCCGATCGAGAGCGCGAGGATGGCGAGGCCTTTCTTGACCGCGCGGCCGAAACCGCCTCGAGGAGCCGGGACGGAGCCGCCGGCGACGGCCTTGGCGGACGCGCCGTCGAACAGGCGCGCGGCGTCGACGACCTTTTCGGGAACGGCGGCGGCGGACAGATCGCGGACGAGCGCCGAAGGCGCGAAAACGGCGGGCGGGCCGGTCTTGGCGGCGTTCGTCAGCGGCGCCTGGGCCGGGACGACGCGGACCGGCCCCATGGGCACGGCCGCGGACGCGGCGGCCGCGCGGGCCGGGATCGCCAGGGCCGCCGCGGCGCGGACCTCGGGCGCGGCCGCGGGAGAGGAGAGCGCGGGAGAGACGGAGAGCGCCGAGGCCGACAGAGAGGGGACCGGAGAGGAGAGGTCCGACAAGCCGAGGACGGGGACCGCGCGCGCGGAGGAGGCCGTCCCGGCGGCGCGTCCCGCGGCGGTCTGCGCCGCGGCCTGGTAGGCCGACGAGCCCGGCGCGCCCGCCACGATGGCGAGCGACAACAGCGCTCCGAGCAAGCGGCGCAGAGGGAAGCGCCTCATTTATTGATCCAAATCAACATCGGCACCCCTGGATTATGGCAGAGGCGTTGCTTTAGGGGCGTGGGCCCATGGGGACGAGGGACTCGGGGCAGGTGGCCTAGGTATTCCTAGGCCGGAAGTCCGTACGCCGCGCGGGATTCACCGGCTTGTCATTGCTCCGCCACGGAAAACCCGATATACTCCTGGTCCCTTGACATCGATCAACCCGGCGCGCGCGGCGGCGGCGGTCACGGGCCTGGCCGCGGTCTACTATCTCGCGGCGAAGGCCGGGCTCGCGCTGGCCGTGGTCAACCCCAGCGTCAGCGCCGTGTGGCCGCCGTCGGCGATCGCCTTGGGCGCCATGCTCGTCCTGGGGCCCTCCTGCTGGCCCGGCCTGTTCGCGGGCGCCTTCCTGGTAAACCTTCACGCGGCCCTCTCGCGCCACGAGTTCGGCCTCGCGGCCTGCGTCCTGTCGGCCCTGGGCATCGCCGTGGGCAACACGCTCGAGGCCGTCGTCGGCGCCTGGGCGGTGAACCGCTTCGCCGGCGGCAAGCGCGCGATCGAACGCGCCGCCGACCTGCTCAAGCTGGCGATCTTCGCCGGGGGCCTCGCCACCGCGGTCAGCGCGAGCGCCGGCGTCCTGAGCCTGTGGGCCGCGGGCATGCTTTCCCCCTCCACCCCGGCCGCGGCCTGGCTGACCTGGTGGCTCGGGGACGCCTCCGGCCTCATCATCGGCGCGCCGATGATCCTGGCCTGGTGCGCGTCCCCGCCGCAGAAGTTCAAGGGCGGCTGGGCGGAGGCCGGGGCGCTGACCTTGCTGTCCGGAGTCACCCTCTGGTTCGTCTTCTTCCGGCACAACCACCCCATCGCCTATTTCACTTTGCCGTGGATCGTGTGGGCCTCCTTCCGCTTCGGAACGCGAGGCTCCGCGGCCGCCATTTTCGTCCTGGCCGCCGTCGCGGTCACCGGCACGCTCGACGGCCACGGCCCCTTCGCGATCGGCCGCGGGGGAACGAACCTCCTCCTCCTCCAGGGATTCCTCGCGACGACCGCCGTCAGCTGCTACGCGATGGCCGCCCTCGTTTGGGAGCGCGAACGGGCGGAGTCCGAGCTGCGGCGCTCGCGGGACCGCCTGGAGGCCGAGGTGGACCGGCGCACGCGGGAGCTCGTCCAGGCCCAGAAGATGGAGGCCGTCGGGCGCCTGTAGGGAGCCGTCGCGCACGAGTTCAACAACGTCCTCACCGGCGTCGTCGGGCTCGCCGAGCTGATCCGCAACGCCGCCCCCGCCGGCTCCCAAGCCGCCGTGGACGCCGGGGACATCGTCACCGCCAGCCGCCGCGGCGGCGCGCTCGCCAGGCGCCTGCTGTCGATGACCCGGCACGCCGCGGAGAAGAAGCCGATCAGCCTCAACGAGGCCGTCTCCGCGAACGAGAAGATCCTCCGGCTCGCCGCCGGCGAGAAGATCGAGCTGGCGCTCGACCTCGATCCCGCGGCGCCGGCGG harbors:
- a CDS encoding VWA domain-containing protein; amino-acid sequence: MRRFPLRRLLGALLSLAIVAGAPGSSAYQAAAQTAAGRAAGTASSARAVPVLGLSDLSSPVPSLSASALSVSPALSSPAAAPEVRAAAALAIPARAAAASAAVPMGPVRVVPAQAPLTNAAKTGPPAVFAPSALVRDLSAAAVPEKVVDAARLFDGASAKAVAGGSVPAPRGGFGRAVKKGLAILALSIGLLGAQHQAAAQTAPLPQPAPHGRIAQGLADSTARQAAKQKLQALAAQAQAAPAQAAPAPAPAPAADTARVVLPRPLEAQASVDRQGVTVGERIHLTITLRNTSDKPVTLHNLRSSLQEAVPADLELQGKGAEAPLTLAPGETKTVVYEAIPFGSGTLTLEGGIAVVAVGETAVYPEGIEIVLPKTEIKVATVLTPDWKQKGLRDIVGVKRANGPDWMWLAAIPLGLLLFVGVHRLVAARRLYPKLDAQRLSLVTVTETELARLKAESADLDAASFYARYQDLLTRFMVDFAGLPKAARDARTLERDLRKSFYDAGQASVAARLAAQAEAARFAGSETDAAERGRMIERLQALVASVAGKAGKPKAPGAGMLGMLALLPGAAGLTFGSPWVLLLLIPYLGYLVWSWRSRAQGARFAVSSSAQTPSKRTLRERLAGLPRVLRYAAVGLILIALARPMIGTERTETFVPSTDTMVSIDLSGSMSGDKLQGVRDAVKGYVEEQRRGTENRVGMVTFSDEAYLDVKLTTDYDALISHLKELQTTGSTAIGKSMLTAIAHFLELNALELDGKKDPRAAEVQRLLRDQGLPAALAYAKQHPDLLKTILQPERAKIVVLFTDGDSNSGIDPQAAAQIAASLGVKVYGVGIAGPNESFNEATLRGVAEKTGAKFYRAGDANAMREVLLEIARLEKSPAKIVSAVSIKDYTSLLALLAFLLIGAELTLANTRLRTLYGLAFMMALNQAPMDALNAVRTAPSAVTMTMAQAHSEAHESVTAAVPAEVIEGNRLYNQGRFAEALKKYGEAVERHPDVPEIYFNMADAYLRLGENAKADAAWAKYLSLTPDAKKQSQTLFNLANSALMAKDGEKAIELYKEALRRDATNMDAKWNLEALKQQQKEQQEQQKDSKDSKKGKPGKQKGKPGDGKPGDGKPGDGKPGDGKPGDGKPGDGKPGDGKPGDGKPQAKPGDPKEGADKLGEALGDQEKGEKDAARKGMTRKGSGVWGIGALPLAFAGQGLVFSSSLFLWVVGIGLPVLILLVAWGIKKRLDAAKRLSPGAAPKTFSSWWGARRFLGKSALALAAAGLIGLAAGDPRGGMVDERVNFGGKDIVVTVDGSHSMMYAEDGRAEKTQKELNEFITRLQGTDRVGLVVFAGKSRTASPISIDYGNFEFKINRLDVEARGIGEGSDLASGIKYAAEHFETAKKLGDRQRIMIVISDGDVTAGEISAAIAAASEHGVTVYAIGVGDPAGTKILMPTADGTGTEYLIDAKTGQPAITRLNEAPLRQLAERTGGAYFAAGGKASIDNILSEVSRLEKGQKGDLIKSPSPVGVYLLWPALLMLILDLVLPGRSLLKRGQAKDKKKGPGAAGLLGAALIPLGAWPQILPFAALATVVAAYLAADSWSGGKITRSVREWWQSRRGFVEKGVSADLIHLYDLREADERRLTAFVRGWQDAKEPLRETMIALASHDEALWREKLTAVYLSGASAETLEKVLTALRRTARLRLEPLAPIAARMGLRKAQISWMAHSDAEARLSALNAVAAGQPVAFEAPKPLAKAPGLWSRLKRGATVAVLSLMIVITGVSTVGTMNFRVEQRAAAEAAMRLFYAEDLFVFSDRYVDARITEEVIPALKRWHESPKTAGDDFERALTILRESPDPKADNILVAIFRHSGVLPLNQQAENTMLRALIERESDLLWASMDALIAQSRADAASAQMLVKLVVLGVEVGNERTFVQLFRVLKSPNKQVQQQAAGALYAQLSRNAGAKFYEGLEAAQAKHAGDPALQMWTASFAFRRLTEPGVGEADLVKAKSFLDKALVNARAIDAARLEIYKQTPPDQEVQAPPSMVAMLANLASTLQGDGGAPAALAGAARYLVAKATTDLIKDAEKVFPGLHERLVKDGVVLPDTQSSYGGGYDGYDDYHGHGGRFGGYYGGGTSTTQNYREVYKLAHLRALLAAVEELGAPAAKAPTKENFAARELLERAGMVVEQGLEAGVKAGMMEGGTAPEAAAEQLYPLLKQGDGVFTGHSFLRALREAGLAPASGDLSSQLAYPEALDAAQLTKLRELLLTIARSGSGWDSEGKARALTWSEKLYLAGALEDLDAAQRRIYPDAQPGSPIADESLALARLSRELTAGASPATAVSVSARLFARAAQGPVDAADASALLVQVFAALKGTPQEAAALDALAVALKAPNGAAFQAAALKLAVDGLHAVAEKAEAATPGLKAKLAAAGVRESESAWRPDVKLRHFRAVGEALTGEDAMTLARYAKLAALAGAPAGDTAGELAADEANVVLLAGWRLFPGSEFNEALRAAGLMPGAGNTLSDYRQTYTRAELEAVRTWLAGAAKANAGLGKEARELKLAEKVYLANALDRVDAILAARFGVAAAPVAADLLGAVSRPGQEALALARLSIELEKHKGDAAFALKAQETMFALLAARPGDAADAAGVLGSIRLAVKGTSSEEAELSALVSALKTPRAKELLESVAEDAEKTAQSLGEDAEKRFATLNKALIASGVREDDDSWRGEFKLRHYRELRAGIAAAAAKVKKPTAEQRAASERAARLLPLLEAAATASGVLSGDTPGEVSAELVNDPLQKGYQVFPGAVFNEQLRALGLMDAGSGNGPSDHRQVYTRAEIVKLRGFLSGILASGQGWESDGTTRRALTDEEKKTVEAALAAADRALAAFDAKSGKTYAFAPLALAALPALGLAPILIFTVIGLAAAYLVWKMLPAMKAEESEAAARESVPGAVIARHRRIELVARRMATAVNGGNFRSRFIGAGGTDFAEARPYQGEDMREIDWKTSAKKDELYAKKFELERDMPLMLVVDVSRSGRFGTRGTDKRAAIEDAAAVLALAAAHSNVRVGLVLVSDRVEQVIPARGGSRHAMTIVDAILKGEPTGKATDLKPGLEAAGKLLGSRAMVAVLSDFIAPDFKDALGAIASRHDVRAIRVTDPAELGPLPDVGLLPVVDAETGATRMLDTSSRAGRAEAAAAVNRREAAVEAAFAASRLTPVMISTEGDPLESLELAFHPKAKQPSQP
- a CDS encoding MASE1 domain-containing protein, whose translation is MTSINPARAAAAVTGLAAVYYLAAKAGLALAVVNPSVSAVWPPSAIALGAMLVLGPSCWPGLFAGAFLVNLHAALSRHEFGLAACVLSALGIAVGNTLEAVVGAWAVNRFAGGKRAIERAADLLKLAIFAGGLATAVSASAGVLSLWAAGMLSPSTPAAAWLTWWLGDASGLIIGAPMILAWCASPPQKFKGGWAEAGALTLLSGVTLWFVFFRHNHPIAYFTLPWIVWASFRFGTRGSAAAIFVLAAVAVTGTLDGHGPFAIGRGGTNLLLLQGFLATTAVSCYAMAALVWERERAESELRRSRDRLEAEVDRRTRELVQAQKMEAVGRL